A single Oncorhynchus nerka isolate Pitt River linkage group LG10, Oner_Uvic_2.0, whole genome shotgun sequence DNA region contains:
- the LOC115135635 gene encoding LRRN4 C-terminal-like protein — MSANKDCPPLLIILLLALLNGSSSFAAPSDVSWTNHTATLPLKPNGDMYDLLQLHSDDYYDTFTDPPSHPPPTPSQGTNPQPCDYDPCRELQPPCAQLASSSGCLCPGVSGPHAAPEAPYLKRLSMDGSGVVVQWCAPFSFVTHYEVVVGALEPLLFGVDQRSGTVRGMGQGAEVCVVAVNYAGVSERQEGSCTMYEPPGDSSVALKAGLIGGALGLLLLLSLAVLLWRHRARRKSDARITQATEETL; from the coding sequence ATGTCCGCCAATAAGGATTGTCCACCTCTACTGATAATCCTCTTACTGGCCCTTCTTAATGGCTCCTCCTCCTTTGCCGCACCTTCTGACGTCTCATGGACCAACCACACAGCCACCCTGCCTCTGAAGCCAAACGGAGACATGTACGACCTGTTGCAGCTCCACTCAGATGACTACTACGATACGTTTACTGATCCACCCAGTCACCCCCCACCTACCCCCTCACAGGGCACCAATCCTCAACCCTGTGACTATGACCCCTGCCGGGAGCTACAGCCTCCCTGTGCCCAGCTGGCATCCTCCAGCGGCTGCCTGTGTCCGGGGGTGAGTGGGCCCCATGCGGCCCCAGAGGCCCCCTACCTGAAGAGACTGTCTATGGACGGCTCAGGAGTTGTGGTTCAGTGGTGTGCACCCTTTTCTTTCGTGACCCATTATGAGGTGGTGGTGGGTGCGCTGGAGCCCTTGCTGTTTGGTGTAGACCAGAGGAGTGGTACTGTGAGGGGGATGGGGCAGGGGgcagaggtgtgtgtggtggcgGTGAATTATGCAGGAGTCAGTGAGCGTCAGGAGGGGTCCTGTACGATGTACGAGCCCCCTGGGGACAGCAGTGTGGCCCTCAAAGCTGGGCTGATCGGAGGGGCCCTGGGGCTCCTGTTGCTCCTCTCACTGGCTGTCCTGCTCTGGAGGCACAGGGCTCGGAGAAAATCAGATGCCAGGATCACCCAGGCCACAGAGGAAACACTATGA